The nucleotide sequence CCCGGCACCAGGTTATGGAGGGGGCCTAAAACTTGGGTATCGTTCCAGTAGACTTCGCCTACTTTAACATCCAACAGTCCGTAAATAATTTTTAAAAGCGTACTCTTTCCGCAGCCACTTTCACCAATAATGGATACATGCTCTCCTTTGGCCACCTTAAGGTTGATATTCTCCAAAACGGGAATATCGTCTACATAGCTAAAAGAAACATGATCTACTTGTAACATATCTTCATCTTCAATTGTCTCAACGACCTTCAGTCAAAAAAAATCTATTCTGTATTTTTGTTGGTTCCTAGCTATTTTACGTCTTTTCCGGCGTCCATCGGAAGTCTCTCGAATCCCATATTGTATAGGGTAAAGGCGAAAATATCGGCATACTGTTCAATGGTCTTGCTTACCGGTGTTCCCGCACCATGGCCGGCATTGGTCTCGATTCGGATCAAGGTAGGGTTATCTCCAGCTTGTTTGGCCTGCAGTTCCGCGGCAAACTTAAAACTGTGGGCCGGTACCACACGATCATCGTGATCACCGGTAGTCACCAAGGTAGCCGGATAGGCCACCCCTTCCTTCACGTTATGAACGGGCGAATAGCCCTTTAAGTATTCGAACATCTCTTTACTCTCCTCCGACGTACCGTAATCATAGGCCCATCCCGCACCAGCGGTAAAGGTGTGATAGCGTAACATATCCAAGACCCCTACGGCCGGCAAGGCCACCTTCATCAAGTCGGGTCTTTGGGTCATGGTAGCCCCAACAAGCAGTCCCCCGTTACTACCACCACGAATGGCAAGGTATTCTGAAGAAGTATAGTCGTTCTCGATCAGGTATTCCCCAGCAGCAATAAAATCATCAAATACATTCTGCTTTTGCATTTTAGTACCGGCATCGTGCCATTTTTTACCATACTCGCCACCTCCCCTTAAATTGGGCACGGCATATATCCCGCCCTGCTCCAGCCAAACGGCATTGGCGATACTGAAAGCAGGGGTTAGACTGATATTAAAGCCACCGTAACCATATAAGATGGTCGGATTTTTTCCGTTGCGTTGTAATCCCTTTTTATGGGTTATGATCATGGGTACCTTTGTACCATCCTTCGAAGTAAAAAACACCTGATTGGACTCATAGACGTCGGAATCGAAGTCGATATCAGGCTTCCAATACGAGGTATACTCGCCCGTTTCTACATTGTATTTGTAGGATGAGCCCGGAATGATATAGTTCGTAAAGGAAAAATAAAACTCCTTATTTTCCTTCTTGCCCCCAAAACCGGAAGCACTCCCCACCCCCGGAAGCTTCACCTCACGGATCAACCTACCGTCATAATCGTATTGAAATACTTTACTGATGGCATCAACCATATACTCGGCAAAGAAGTAGCCTCCGCCCGTACCGGCAGTAAGTACATTCTCCGTTTCAGGAATAAAATCTACCCAATTCCCTTCACCGGGATTTTCAGCATCAACGGTGACGATTTTTTTGTTCGGGGCCTTCCTATTGGTAACGATATAAAGTTTTGAGCCTTCATTCTCAATAATATAGTTATCGGAATCGGTATCCCCAACAATCGTAACCAGACCACTTTCAGGCTTTGAAAGGTCTTTAATGAACAACTTGTTACCAGAGGTCGATACCGAAGCCGTAATCACAAGGTAACGTTCATCTTCTGTTACCGAAGCACCAATATACCTATGTTTCTCAGCCGCTACTCCCCCATATACCAATTGATCTTCTTTTTGGGAAGTTCCCATTTTATGATAGTAGACCTTATGTTGGTCGGTCTTGGCCGAAAGCTCGCTCCCCTCGGGTTTATCGTAGCTCGAATAATAGAAACCCTCATTTCCTTTCCAGGAAATTCCGCTAAACTTGATATCGGTAAGGGTGTCTTCTACAACCTGCTTGCTTTCGGTGTCGATGACAATGGCCTTACGCCAATCACTACCGCCTTCTGAAATCAGATAGGCCGCTAGGGAACCGTCTTTAGTAAAACTTAATCCCGCAAGAGAGGTCGTTCCATCTTCTGAAAAAGTATTGGGGTCCAAGAAAACTTCCTCTTGCCCATCTTCTTTTTTTCGATACAGCACGTATTGGTTCTGCAAGCCGTTATTCTTATAGAAATAGGTATAGTCCCCTTCCTTGAACGGAGACCCCAGCTTTTCGTAATTCCATAGCTTTTCCAGTCTTTCCTTTAGGGCATTCCGAAAGGGAATTTTTTCCAAATAGCCGAAAGTCACTTCGTTTTGGGCCTTGACCCAAGCTCCGGTTTCTTCGCTCATATCATCTTCGAGCCAACGGTAGGGATCCGCTACGGAAGTTCCAAAATAGGTATCAACGGTTTCTGATGTATGGGTCTTTGGGTAATTCACGGTAATATGCTCTTTATTTGGTAATGATTTACAGGCCATAATAGCAGCTGCCCATGCTAAAAGTAAAAGATATTTCTTCATGCTTTGACGATTGAAATTCGCTAAAAGTACCATAAAAAAACCTATGCTGGCATTGCACAGCATAGGTTTTAACTAAAAATTTAGAAAGTATATAATTTTTATACCAATTGGTTTTTCACCAGGTATTCAGCGATTTGAACCGCATTGGTAGCCGCACCTTTTCGAAGGTTATCGGCAACGATCCACATATTCAAAGTATTTCGTTGCGACTCGTCCCTACGAAGACGCCCTACAAAAACCTCATCTTTATCATGGGCGTAGATGGGCATCGGATAGGTGTTGGTATCAGGATTATCCTGTACGGTAACGCCTGGCGTATCGTTCAACAACCTTCTCACATCATTCAAGTCGAAATCGTTTTCAAACTCAACGTTTACCGATTCGGAGTGACCTCCGGCCGTAGGTATGCGCACTGCGGTAGCACTTATTGAAAAACTTCGGTCATCCAATATTTTTTGTGGCTCACGCGCCAATTTCATTTCTTCCTTAGTATATCCGTTTTCCAAGAAAACATCACAATGTGGCAAGGCATTTCGGTTGATAGGGTAAGGATAGGCCATTTCGCCCTGTACACCGGCCATTTCGTTCTCTAACTGACGTACCGCCTTTACGCCTGTCCCCGATACCGACTGGTATGTAGAGATAACGACGCGTTTCATCTTGTATTTCTTATGCAAGGGGGCCAAGGCCATTACCAATTGAATGGTTGAGCAGTTAGGGTTGGCAATGATCTTATCTTCTTTGGTCAGCTCGTTGGCATTGATTTCAGGAACCACCAATTTTTTGGTAGGGTCCATTCGCCAAGCAGAGGAGTTATCTACAACCGTAGTACCCACTTCGGCAAACTTGGGCGCCCATTCCAATGAAGTATCACCTCCAGCGGAAAAGATAGCAATATCAGGTTTTGCCGCTACTGCATCGGCCAAGCCTATAATAGCATATTCTTTATCTTTATAAGAGAGTTTCTTTCCTACCGAACGCTCAGAAGCGACCAATAGCAATTCCGTAATGGGAAAATTACGTTCGCTCAACACTTTGAGCATCACCTCGCCTACCATACCGGTGGCACCTACAACGGCTACTTTCATCTTTAATTAATTTAGAAGCACAAATGTAGTGCAAGCCTATTGACCTGACAAGCCTTTTAAACGGGTGTAATCATTATTTAACAAAATGTTACAAATTTAACATTGAAATAAAAAAAGAACCGTCAAAGAAGTTGCGAAGCTTCCGTGACGGTTTTAAGATGAAACTGCAGTGCAGCGGTAGTCTGCCTTAAAAGGCGACCTTTATCTTATTGTTTTTTAAGCAAATCCCTGATTTCTATCAAAAGATCTTCTTGAGAAGGACCTGATGGTGCCGGTGCTGGAGCCGGAGCTTTCATTTTGTTATAGGCCTTAACGATAAGGAACATAACGAAACCTACGATCAACAAGTTAACGATAGTGTTGATCCATGCACCGTAACGGATTGCATTTTCAGGTACGAAGCCTGCTTCCCCTTCAACTCCTGAAGTTGGTGTAAGGATGTATTTCAGGTTGGCGAAATCAACACCTCCCGCAAACTCACCTACAATAGGCATTATGATATCATTGACAAACCCGTTTACCACAAGGCCAACGGCTCCTGCCATTATAACGGCAACGGCAAACTCGATGACATTGCCGGTCATAATA is from Zobellia galactanivorans and encodes:
- a CDS encoding prolyl oligopeptidase family serine peptidase; amino-acid sequence: MKKYLLLLAWAAAIMACKSLPNKEHITVNYPKTHTSETVDTYFGTSVADPYRWLEDDMSEETGAWVKAQNEVTFGYLEKIPFRNALKERLEKLWNYEKLGSPFKEGDYTYFYKNNGLQNQYVLYRKKEDGQEEVFLDPNTFSEDGTTSLAGLSFTKDGSLAAYLISEGGSDWRKAIVIDTESKQVVEDTLTDIKFSGISWKGNEGFYYSSYDKPEGSELSAKTDQHKVYYHKMGTSQKEDQLVYGGVAAEKHRYIGASVTEDERYLVITASVSTSGNKLFIKDLSKPESGLVTIVGDTDSDNYIIENEGSKLYIVTNRKAPNKKIVTVDAENPGEGNWVDFIPETENVLTAGTGGGYFFAEYMVDAISKVFQYDYDGRLIREVKLPGVGSASGFGGKKENKEFYFSFTNYIIPGSSYKYNVETGEYTSYWKPDIDFDSDVYESNQVFFTSKDGTKVPMIITHKKGLQRNGKNPTILYGYGGFNISLTPAFSIANAVWLEQGGIYAVPNLRGGGEYGKKWHDAGTKMQKQNVFDDFIAAGEYLIENDYTSSEYLAIRGGSNGGLLVGATMTQRPDLMKVALPAVGVLDMLRYHTFTAGAGWAYDYGTSEESKEMFEYLKGYSPVHNVKEGVAYPATLVTTGDHDDRVVPAHSFKFAAELQAKQAGDNPTLIRIETNAGHGAGTPVSKTIEQYADIFAFTLYNMGFERLPMDAGKDVK
- the mscL gene encoding large conductance mechanosensitive channel protein MscL, which codes for MLKEFKNFIMTGNVIEFAVAVIMAGAVGLVVNGFVNDIIMPIVGEFAGGVDFANLKYILTPTSGVEGEAGFVPENAIRYGAWINTIVNLLIVGFVMFLIVKAYNKMKAPAPAPAPSGPSQEDLLIEIRDLLKKQ
- a CDS encoding aspartate-semialdehyde dehydrogenase → MKVAVVGATGMVGEVMLKVLSERNFPITELLLVASERSVGKKLSYKDKEYAIIGLADAVAAKPDIAIFSAGGDTSLEWAPKFAEVGTTVVDNSSAWRMDPTKKLVVPEINANELTKEDKIIANPNCSTIQLVMALAPLHKKYKMKRVVISTYQSVSGTGVKAVRQLENEMAGVQGEMAYPYPINRNALPHCDVFLENGYTKEEMKLAREPQKILDDRSFSISATAVRIPTAGGHSESVNVEFENDFDLNDVRRLLNDTPGVTVQDNPDTNTYPMPIYAHDKDEVFVGRLRRDESQRNTLNMWIVADNLRKGAATNAVQIAEYLVKNQLV